The Maylandia zebra isolate NMK-2024a linkage group LG7, Mzebra_GT3a, whole genome shotgun sequence genome contains a region encoding:
- the anln2 gene encoding anillin, actin binding protein 2 isoform X2, whose product MEAGEENGNNMGLKRQRAPLSDSEDNNCSAPETNDSQKRRRLEAAGQENHCPEASSSGRRAELETKPDTPIVPSVRSRVQQLTQRRDGGAPPAQRCLSDPGGDSKGHKEPLLGEAEFNQRMERFKMASFQSSPTNTPSPANQYPRTRSSFVSVIQQKLQGSTTPSSKQVSRIRQEREHELSQVPFQPIAENAWLKRSSSDSALAEERTPCGPSGPSSSVPRSKRRVQWPPTCLWDDQGVADVKDGSFTEPPTTNADSASLNMTGEMTSGHSEAPAAYSETGMQKRCVLSEEPRQTQEALSANEEEQPGPQQPEGQTVLKLSFSEDHSFFKAPSGEDQNMSDLTASNEQSFSELTLPHESNVKETSQESTVSEQGSSDMLAFEDDEKMDSSCCSDGEIEPSTDEELRMWRYPQSTVCMEEESAIDEVHEACVKDVQGESSQMNKEKTDENEPTDIQDDGPRSDVSTKTAGCSEIQKDDKSKPESCLENSMRGKCTLDRDKESMESCKEGSQGLLTADSDVLTIKQEQKEMELCSHDDDAAEQSKETQTVCIKEESDSTCSDGGKRALPTSFENEQNEHAGLEGNLEDEAQPVVKPKGALTEADGAQTSAEIQPSDHLEVGQESVDERVNLDVSLTEDTHKRGESSKKVSFILEPEFINSSGVSDNNTSTETALSDTEVSFREETNTGEIIDQMFEEVLEYAERMEGPEDHDSGIGACSVENDKMETEKEKSEEEGEAKEEKSDESDKVDGIRDELLNFPPTGILSPLSKSVEAVVTPLRLAASQEPIPPLLLTPEETSAHPAESAPLYSIDAYRTQRQSKLPIVQSVTPGVQRRAEETPKPQPPVNIKEKITALNEEAGKLQTVINQTLQALNCCTDEEHGRGSLEEAEAEKLLLVSCEKRSALLAEVARLKEERSSESGEAAVEDSESISQQPCRGTVSITNIQLPLKVEYVCSSHNRAGRPSHYFFVLIRYGPCNIVATPLATAADAQNGDTISFPTSVTMKDIRSSFEIDVEVYSLSQTSASNCTMERASTKPRVTPRKLLNTLTRSSVSSTSAAPPLITRRSSNFCLVGSHKITLASLGHSKFPLDKMKLDGKVRRLLGDEFQEKVPFLSPLEGNIYLQLESKSHSDVQHQGFLTMFELISGYGVWHRCFFVLEECNLYYWNYPNDRETKEAEGSISLSSSQSQCVRPVKRELCARPFTFELVSSVSQQEQDLSQDAAAKCWFSADTKQERLDWMEKLNQALLDFHTWNRTQTESQQANTSSSGNLRESIL is encoded by the exons ATGGAAGCAGGTGAGGAAAATGGCAACAATATGGGCTTGAAGAGACAGAGAGCACCGCTGTCGGATTCAGAGGACAATAACTGCTCAGCACCAG AGACCAATGACAGTCAGAAGAGGCGCCGTCTGGAAGCGGCCGGTCAGGAGAACCACTGCCCTGAAGCATCTTCCTCTGGACGCCGAGCAGAGCTTGAAACCAAACCCGACACACCAATAGTTCCCTCAGTCCGGTCACGAGTTCAACAGCTCACCCAGAGAAGAGATG GAGGAGCTCCTCCTGCACAGCGGTGCCTCTCGGATCCAGGCGGGGACAGCAAGGGCCACAAAGAGCCTCTCCTTG GTGAGGCAGAGTTCAATCAGCGGATGGAGCGATTCAAAATGGCCTCTTTCCAGAGTAGCCCCACCAACACCCCAAGCCCCGCCAACCAATACCCCCGGACACGCTCCAGCTTTGTATCAGTCATCCAACAAAAACTCCAGGGCTCAACTACACCCAGCTCAAAGCAGGTTTCTCGCATCCGCCAG GAGCGGGAGCATGAACTGAGTCAGGTGCCGTTTCAGCCCATCGCTGAGAACGCCTGGCTGAAACGGAGCAGCTCAGATTCCGCTTTAGCAGAG GAGAGGACTCCTTGTGGCCCTTCAGGTCCCTCCTCCAGTGTTCCTAGATCAAAAAGGAGAGTGCAGTGGCCTCCCACATGCCTCTGGGAT GATCAAGGTGTCGCTGATGTGAAAGACGGTAGTTTCACTGAACCTCCGACGACAAATGCAGACAGCGCATCTCTTAATATGACAG GTGAGATGACATCCGGTCACTCTGAAGCTCCTGCAGCTTATTCAGAGACTGGAATGCAGAAACGGTGTGTTCTCAGTGAAGAACCCAGACAGACGCAAGAGGCTCTGTCTGCTAATGAAGAAGAGCAGCCAGGTCCCCAACAACCAGAGGGCCAAACTGTGTTAAAGCTTTCTTTTAGCGAGGATCACAGTTTCTTCAAAGCCCCCTCTGGTGAGGATCAGAACATGTCTGACTTAACTGCATCTAATGAGCAAAGCTTCTCTGAATTAACTCTTCCACATGAGTCAAACGTTAAGGAAACATCACAGGAGTCCACAGTAAGTGAACAGGGTAGCTCTGACATGCTGGCCTTTGAAGACGATGAAAAGATGGATAGTTCGTGCTGTAGTGACGGGGAGATTGAACCATCGACAGATGAGGAGTTAAGGATGTGGCGATATCCTCAAAGCACAGTGTGTATGGAGGAAGAATCCGCCATAGATGAAGTACACGAAGCATGTGTGAAGGACGTGCAAGGGGAATCATCCCAAatgaacaaagagaaaacagatgaaaatGAACCCACTGACATCCAGGATGATGGTCCACGTTCTGATGTCTCTACTAAGACCGCTGGCTGTTCTGAAATACAAAAAGATGACAAATCCAAACCAGAAAGCTGTTTAGAAAACTCAATGAGAGGGAAGTGTACTTTAGACCGAGACAAAGAGAGCATGGAGTCATGTAAAGAAGGTAGTCAGGGTCTACTTACAGCAGATAGTGATGTTCTTACAATAAAACAAGAGCAGAAAGAAATGGAACTATGCAGTCACGATGATGATGCAGCTGAACAGTCAAAGGAAACCCAGACAGTCTGTATAAAAGAAGAGTCAGACAGCACATGCTCAGATGGAGGCAAACGAGCATTGCCTACTTCTtttgaaaatgaacaaaatgagCATGCGGGACTAGAGGGAAATCTAGAAGATGAGGCACAACCTGTGGTAAAGCCCAAGGGCGCATTAACAGAGGCTGATGGAGCTCAGACCTCAGCAGAGATCCAGCCATCTGATCACCTGGAGGTGGGGCAGGAATCTGTCGATGAAAGGGTGAATCTTGACGTTAGTCTGACAGAAGACACTCACAAGCGAGGAGAGAGCTCAAAGAAGGTTTCCTTTATTCTGGAGCCCGAGTTCATCAACAGCTCAGGGGTGTCTGACAACAATACCTCTACAGAAACCGCCCTGTCAG ATACTGAAGTGAGCTTTCGTGAGGAGACCAACACTGGTGAAATTATCGATCAGATGTTCGAGGAGGTGCTCGAATATGCTGAAAGGATGGAAGGCCCTGAGGATCACGACAGTGGTATTGGGGCTTGCTCCGTCGAAAACGATAAGATGGAGACGGAGAAGGAAAAAAGTGAAGAAGAGGGAGAGGCCAAAGAGGAGAAGAGTGATGAGAGTGATAAGGTTGATGGCATCAGGGATGAGCTGCTCAACTTTCCTCCCACTGGCATCCTCTCTCCTCTCAGCAAGTCTGTAGAGGCTGTGGTCACCCCACTG CGACTGGCCGCAAGCCAGGAGCCCATCCCTCCTTTGCTCCTGACACCAGAGGAAACTAGCGCCCATCCTGCTGAATCTGCTCCCCTGTACAG CATCGATGCCTACCGCACACAAAGGCAGAGTAAGCTTCCCATTGTTCAGAGCGTCACTCCGGGGGTTCAGAGACGGGCTGAAGAGACGCCCAAGCCTCAACCGCCTGTCAACATCAAGGAGAAAATAACG GCTCTTAATGAAGAAGCTGGGAAACTGCAGACTGTGATTAACCAGACGCTGCAGGCCCTGAACTGCTGTACGGATGAGGAGCACGGGCGAGGCTCACTGGAGGAGGCCGAAGCCGAGAAACTGCTGCTGGTCTCGT gTGAGAAGCGCTCTGCCCTGCTGGCTGAGGTGGCCAGactgaaggaggagaggagctcAGAATCTGGAGAGGCAGCAGTGGAGGACAGTGAATCTATTTCCCAGCAGCCCTGCAGAGGCACTGTCAGCATCACAAACATCCAGCTGCCACTCAAGGTGGAATATGTCTGCTCCTCACACAACCGTGCAG GTCGACCAAGTCACTACTTTTTTGTTCTTATCCGCTACGGACCCTGCAACATCGTCGCCACCCCTCTGGCCACAGCTGCAGATGCTCAGAACGGAGACACCATCTCCTTCCCCACATCTGTCACTAT GAAGGATATTCGCTCATCCTTTGAAATTGATGTGGAAGTCTACAGCCTG TCCCAAACCTCAGCCAGTAACTGCACCATGGAGCGGGCCTCCACCAAGCCACGG GTCACTCCAAGAAAGCTTCTGAACACTCTCACG AGATCCAGCGTCAGTTCAACAT ctgctgctcctcctctcATCACCCGTCGCTCCAGTAACTTTTGTCTGGTCGGCTCTCATAAGATCACGTTGGCCTCACTGGGACACAGCAAATTCCCCCTGGATAAG ATGAAACTGGATGGCAAAGTCAGGAGGCTGCTGGGAGATGAATTTCAGGAAAAG GTGCCCTTTCTTTCCCCTCTAGAGGGCAACATCTACCTGCAGCTGGAGAGCAAGAGCCACTCTGACGTCCAGCACCAAGGCTTCCTG ACGATGTTCGAGTTGATCAGTGGGTATGGGGTCTGGCATCGCTGCTTTTTTGTCCTGGAGGAATGCAACCTGTACTACTGGAACTATCCAAATGACAGAGAAACAAAG GAGGCAGAAGGCAGCATCTCTCTCTCCAGCTCACAGAGTCAGTGCGTCAGGCCTGTCAAGAGGGAGTTGTGTGCTCGACCTTTCACCTTTGAGCTGGTAAGCAGCGTATCGCAGCAGGAGCAAGACCTCAGCCAGGATGCCGCAGCCAA GTGTTGGTTTTCGGCAGACACCAAGCAGGAGAGGTTGGACTGGATGGAGAAGCTCAACCAGGCTCTTTTGGACTTTCACACGTGGAATCGAACCCAAACAGAGAGTCAGCAGGCAAACACGTCCAGCAGTGGGAACCTGAGGGAGAGTATACTGTAA
- the anln2 gene encoding anillin, actin binding protein 2 isoform X4, whose product MEAGEENGNNMGLKRQRAPLSDSEDNNCSAPETNDSQKRRRLEAAGQENHCPEASSSGRRAELETKPDTPIVPSVRSRVQQLTQRRDGGAPPAQRCLSDPGGDSKGHKEPLLGEAEFNQRMERFKMASFQSSPTNTPSPANQYPRTRSSFVSVIQQKLQGSTTPSSKQVSRIRQEREHELSQVPFQPIAENAWLKRSSSDSALAEERTPCGPSGPSSSVPRSKRRVQWPPTCLWDDQGVADVKDGSFTEPPTTNADSASLNMTGEMTSGHSEAPAAYSETGMQKRCVLSEEPRQTQEALSANEEEQPGPQQPEGQTVLKLSFSEDHSFFKAPSGEDQNMSDLTASNEQSFSELTLPHESNVKETSQESTVSEQGSSDMLAFEDDEKMDSSCCSDGEIEPSTDEELRMWRYPQSTVCMEEESAIDEVHEACVKDVQGESSQMNKEKTDENEPTDIQDDGPRSDVSTKTAGCSEIQKDDKSKPESCLENSMRGKCTLDRDKESMESCKEGSQGLLTADSDVLTIKQEQKEMELCSHDDDAAEQSKETQTVCIKEESDSTCSDGGKRALPTSFENEQNEHAGLEGNLEDEAQPVVKPKGALTEADGAQTSAEIQPSDHLEVGQESVDERVNLDVSLTEDTHKRGESSKKVSFILEPEFINSSGVSDNNTSTETALSDTEVSFREETNTGEIIDQMFEEVLEYAERMEGPEDHDSGIGACSVENDKMETEKEKSEEEGEAKEEKSDESDKVDGIRDELLNFPPTGILSPLSKSVEAVVTPLRLAASQEPIPPLLLTPEETSAHPAESAPLYSIDAYRTQRQSKLPIVQSVTPGVQRRAEETPKPQPPVNIKEKITALNEEAGKLQTVINQTLQALNCCTDEEHGRGSLEEAEAEKLLLVSCEKRSALLAEVARLKEERSSESGEAAVEDSESISQQPCRGTVSITNIQLPLKVEYVCSSHNRAGRPSHYFFVLIRYGPCNIVATPLATAADAQNGDTISFPTSVTMKDIRSSFEIDVEVYSLSQTSASNCTMERASTKPRVTPRKLLNTLTRSSVSSTSAAPPLITRRSSNFCLVGSHKITLASLGHSKFPLDKVPFLSPLEGNIYLQLESKSHSDVQHQGFLTMFELISGYGVWHRCFFVLEECNLYYWNYPNDRETKEAEGSISLSSSQSQCVRPVKRELCARPFTFELVSSVSQQEQDLSQDAAAKCWFSADTKQERLDWMEKLNQALLDFHTWNRTQTESQQANTSSSGNLRESIL is encoded by the exons ATGGAAGCAGGTGAGGAAAATGGCAACAATATGGGCTTGAAGAGACAGAGAGCACCGCTGTCGGATTCAGAGGACAATAACTGCTCAGCACCAG AGACCAATGACAGTCAGAAGAGGCGCCGTCTGGAAGCGGCCGGTCAGGAGAACCACTGCCCTGAAGCATCTTCCTCTGGACGCCGAGCAGAGCTTGAAACCAAACCCGACACACCAATAGTTCCCTCAGTCCGGTCACGAGTTCAACAGCTCACCCAGAGAAGAGATG GAGGAGCTCCTCCTGCACAGCGGTGCCTCTCGGATCCAGGCGGGGACAGCAAGGGCCACAAAGAGCCTCTCCTTG GTGAGGCAGAGTTCAATCAGCGGATGGAGCGATTCAAAATGGCCTCTTTCCAGAGTAGCCCCACCAACACCCCAAGCCCCGCCAACCAATACCCCCGGACACGCTCCAGCTTTGTATCAGTCATCCAACAAAAACTCCAGGGCTCAACTACACCCAGCTCAAAGCAGGTTTCTCGCATCCGCCAG GAGCGGGAGCATGAACTGAGTCAGGTGCCGTTTCAGCCCATCGCTGAGAACGCCTGGCTGAAACGGAGCAGCTCAGATTCCGCTTTAGCAGAG GAGAGGACTCCTTGTGGCCCTTCAGGTCCCTCCTCCAGTGTTCCTAGATCAAAAAGGAGAGTGCAGTGGCCTCCCACATGCCTCTGGGAT GATCAAGGTGTCGCTGATGTGAAAGACGGTAGTTTCACTGAACCTCCGACGACAAATGCAGACAGCGCATCTCTTAATATGACAG GTGAGATGACATCCGGTCACTCTGAAGCTCCTGCAGCTTATTCAGAGACTGGAATGCAGAAACGGTGTGTTCTCAGTGAAGAACCCAGACAGACGCAAGAGGCTCTGTCTGCTAATGAAGAAGAGCAGCCAGGTCCCCAACAACCAGAGGGCCAAACTGTGTTAAAGCTTTCTTTTAGCGAGGATCACAGTTTCTTCAAAGCCCCCTCTGGTGAGGATCAGAACATGTCTGACTTAACTGCATCTAATGAGCAAAGCTTCTCTGAATTAACTCTTCCACATGAGTCAAACGTTAAGGAAACATCACAGGAGTCCACAGTAAGTGAACAGGGTAGCTCTGACATGCTGGCCTTTGAAGACGATGAAAAGATGGATAGTTCGTGCTGTAGTGACGGGGAGATTGAACCATCGACAGATGAGGAGTTAAGGATGTGGCGATATCCTCAAAGCACAGTGTGTATGGAGGAAGAATCCGCCATAGATGAAGTACACGAAGCATGTGTGAAGGACGTGCAAGGGGAATCATCCCAAatgaacaaagagaaaacagatgaaaatGAACCCACTGACATCCAGGATGATGGTCCACGTTCTGATGTCTCTACTAAGACCGCTGGCTGTTCTGAAATACAAAAAGATGACAAATCCAAACCAGAAAGCTGTTTAGAAAACTCAATGAGAGGGAAGTGTACTTTAGACCGAGACAAAGAGAGCATGGAGTCATGTAAAGAAGGTAGTCAGGGTCTACTTACAGCAGATAGTGATGTTCTTACAATAAAACAAGAGCAGAAAGAAATGGAACTATGCAGTCACGATGATGATGCAGCTGAACAGTCAAAGGAAACCCAGACAGTCTGTATAAAAGAAGAGTCAGACAGCACATGCTCAGATGGAGGCAAACGAGCATTGCCTACTTCTtttgaaaatgaacaaaatgagCATGCGGGACTAGAGGGAAATCTAGAAGATGAGGCACAACCTGTGGTAAAGCCCAAGGGCGCATTAACAGAGGCTGATGGAGCTCAGACCTCAGCAGAGATCCAGCCATCTGATCACCTGGAGGTGGGGCAGGAATCTGTCGATGAAAGGGTGAATCTTGACGTTAGTCTGACAGAAGACACTCACAAGCGAGGAGAGAGCTCAAAGAAGGTTTCCTTTATTCTGGAGCCCGAGTTCATCAACAGCTCAGGGGTGTCTGACAACAATACCTCTACAGAAACCGCCCTGTCAG ATACTGAAGTGAGCTTTCGTGAGGAGACCAACACTGGTGAAATTATCGATCAGATGTTCGAGGAGGTGCTCGAATATGCTGAAAGGATGGAAGGCCCTGAGGATCACGACAGTGGTATTGGGGCTTGCTCCGTCGAAAACGATAAGATGGAGACGGAGAAGGAAAAAAGTGAAGAAGAGGGAGAGGCCAAAGAGGAGAAGAGTGATGAGAGTGATAAGGTTGATGGCATCAGGGATGAGCTGCTCAACTTTCCTCCCACTGGCATCCTCTCTCCTCTCAGCAAGTCTGTAGAGGCTGTGGTCACCCCACTG CGACTGGCCGCAAGCCAGGAGCCCATCCCTCCTTTGCTCCTGACACCAGAGGAAACTAGCGCCCATCCTGCTGAATCTGCTCCCCTGTACAG CATCGATGCCTACCGCACACAAAGGCAGAGTAAGCTTCCCATTGTTCAGAGCGTCACTCCGGGGGTTCAGAGACGGGCTGAAGAGACGCCCAAGCCTCAACCGCCTGTCAACATCAAGGAGAAAATAACG GCTCTTAATGAAGAAGCTGGGAAACTGCAGACTGTGATTAACCAGACGCTGCAGGCCCTGAACTGCTGTACGGATGAGGAGCACGGGCGAGGCTCACTGGAGGAGGCCGAAGCCGAGAAACTGCTGCTGGTCTCGT gTGAGAAGCGCTCTGCCCTGCTGGCTGAGGTGGCCAGactgaaggaggagaggagctcAGAATCTGGAGAGGCAGCAGTGGAGGACAGTGAATCTATTTCCCAGCAGCCCTGCAGAGGCACTGTCAGCATCACAAACATCCAGCTGCCACTCAAGGTGGAATATGTCTGCTCCTCACACAACCGTGCAG GTCGACCAAGTCACTACTTTTTTGTTCTTATCCGCTACGGACCCTGCAACATCGTCGCCACCCCTCTGGCCACAGCTGCAGATGCTCAGAACGGAGACACCATCTCCTTCCCCACATCTGTCACTAT GAAGGATATTCGCTCATCCTTTGAAATTGATGTGGAAGTCTACAGCCTG TCCCAAACCTCAGCCAGTAACTGCACCATGGAGCGGGCCTCCACCAAGCCACGG GTCACTCCAAGAAAGCTTCTGAACACTCTCACG AGATCCAGCGTCAGTTCAACAT ctgctgctcctcctctcATCACCCGTCGCTCCAGTAACTTTTGTCTGGTCGGCTCTCATAAGATCACGTTGGCCTCACTGGGACACAGCAAATTCCCCCTGGATAAG GTGCCCTTTCTTTCCCCTCTAGAGGGCAACATCTACCTGCAGCTGGAGAGCAAGAGCCACTCTGACGTCCAGCACCAAGGCTTCCTG ACGATGTTCGAGTTGATCAGTGGGTATGGGGTCTGGCATCGCTGCTTTTTTGTCCTGGAGGAATGCAACCTGTACTACTGGAACTATCCAAATGACAGAGAAACAAAG GAGGCAGAAGGCAGCATCTCTCTCTCCAGCTCACAGAGTCAGTGCGTCAGGCCTGTCAAGAGGGAGTTGTGTGCTCGACCTTTCACCTTTGAGCTGGTAAGCAGCGTATCGCAGCAGGAGCAAGACCTCAGCCAGGATGCCGCAGCCAA GTGTTGGTTTTCGGCAGACACCAAGCAGGAGAGGTTGGACTGGATGGAGAAGCTCAACCAGGCTCTTTTGGACTTTCACACGTGGAATCGAACCCAAACAGAGAGTCAGCAGGCAAACACGTCCAGCAGTGGGAACCTGAGGGAGAGTATACTGTAA